In one window of Sandaracinaceae bacterium DNA:
- a CDS encoding MATE family efflux transporter, whose amino-acid sequence MQELRALLKLTGPLLITQLGSMLLGVVDTAVVGRLGEIPLGAVGLGNTIFFTISVLGFGWMLALDPLIAQAVGAGERRQARYLLWQGIWVALIGTLPLTLLVVLVTENVHRFGVPAATVAEVTPYLYARLVGLAPFFVLAACRAFLQAREVTRPLVIGVVLANALNLPLTWGLVFGELGLPQLGTAGAGWASAVATVVQLSVAALAVTKLWGPHRRFHPPASPPIRKVLALGTPIGLQLAAEVGSFAIVTVLMSRLGTLALGAHNVALTLISTTFQVAVALGAATAVRVGHAVGRADAPGTRRSGLTGIAAGAVAMLAGALAFLTIPDVLARVITDEPTVITAAVPLFAVAAAFQISDGVQAVAAGALRGAGDTRWPLIANLVGHYAIGVPLGAGLAFALDWGPVGLWWGLSAGLTAVALGLGARFAWLSRRPIARA is encoded by the coding sequence GTGCAGGAGCTGCGCGCGCTGCTGAAGCTGACCGGGCCGCTGCTGATCACCCAGCTCGGCAGCATGCTCCTCGGCGTGGTCGACACCGCCGTGGTGGGCCGGCTCGGCGAGATCCCGCTCGGCGCGGTCGGCCTCGGCAACACGATCTTCTTCACCATCAGCGTGCTCGGGTTCGGCTGGATGCTGGCACTCGACCCGCTGATCGCGCAGGCGGTCGGCGCGGGCGAGAGGCGCCAGGCTCGGTACCTTCTCTGGCAGGGCATCTGGGTCGCCCTCATCGGCACGCTGCCCCTCACCCTGCTGGTGGTGCTGGTCACGGAGAACGTGCACCGCTTCGGGGTGCCGGCCGCGACGGTGGCCGAGGTGACGCCGTATCTCTACGCGCGGCTGGTCGGGCTCGCGCCCTTCTTCGTGCTCGCCGCGTGCCGCGCGTTCCTGCAGGCGCGCGAGGTGACCCGGCCGCTGGTCATCGGCGTGGTGCTGGCCAACGCGCTGAACCTCCCGCTGACCTGGGGCCTGGTCTTCGGCGAGCTCGGGCTCCCGCAGCTCGGTACGGCGGGCGCGGGCTGGGCCAGCGCGGTCGCGACCGTGGTGCAGCTGTCGGTGGCCGCCCTCGCGGTGACGAAGCTCTGGGGGCCGCATCGTCGCTTCCACCCTCCCGCCTCCCCACCCATCCGCAAGGTGCTCGCGCTCGGCACGCCCATCGGGCTGCAGCTGGCCGCCGAGGTGGGCTCGTTCGCCATCGTCACGGTGCTCATGAGCCGGCTCGGGACGCTCGCGCTGGGCGCGCACAACGTGGCGCTCACGCTCATCAGCACGACGTTCCAGGTCGCCGTCGCGCTCGGGGCCGCCACCGCGGTCCGTGTGGGGCACGCGGTCGGACGCGCCGACGCGCCGGGCACGCGAAGGAGCGGGCTGACGGGCATCGCCGCGGGCGCGGTCGCCATGCTCGCCGGCGCGCTGGCCTTCCTCACCATCCCCGACGTCCTCGCGCGCGTGATCACGGACGAGCCCACGGTGATCACGGCCGCGGTCCCGCTGTTCGCGGTGGCGGCCGCGTTCCAGATCTCCGACGGGGTCCAGGCGGTCGCGGCCGGCGCGTTGCGCGGCGCAGGAGACACGCGCTGGCCGCTCATCGCGAACCTCGTCGGGCACTATGCGATCGGCGTGCCCCTCGGCGCGGGCCTGGCCTTCGCCCTCGACTGGGGCCCCGTCGGGCTCTGGTGGGGCCTCAGCGCGGGTCTCACGGCGGTGGCGCTCGGACTCGGCGCGCGCTTCGCCTGGCTCTCGCGCCGACCCATCGCCCGCGCCTGA
- a CDS encoding DPP IV N-terminal domain-containing protein, translated as MTLRFQTTASLLAALASGQLFGCDASSEDPADPNPSGGGGGSRADDEPRPAPPTTADASFLDAFAETGRFRYGQPRAIEVLPDGSGVLYLRSGARDSEGKLYLWDPETREERELLTAADLTENGEEELSAEERARRERMRLTARGIASFRLSPDATRILIPLSGRLFLVDRALIGQDGAVRELESSAGRAIDPRFSPDGSHIATVRGGDLYVIDVATGAEVRLTTRPSDEVENGLAEFVAQEEMGRMRGFWWSPDSRSIAYQQTDHSGMERMHILDPMHPEHEPQAWPYPRPGETNARVRLGVLPISGGPTRWVEWDHERFPYLATVRWPRSGPLTLLVQDREQEEESLLAADPASGETRPLLSESDDAWINLDQTAPRWLSSGEQFLWSSERDGEWRLELRGADGSLVRALSPEGFGYRSLLHVDEDAGVVWVTASAEPTETHVYTLPLSGEGDPTRHTEEPGEHEAVFGRGTDLWVHVSQTADGEVESAVRRGDEALGVLPSNLEAPPFMPNLSFETVGRREWRAVVVRPRDFDESLRYPVIVHVYGGPHVRYVTKTPRRYLLSQWQADHNFIVVTIDGRGTPGRGREWERAIDGDFISAPLEDQVEALQQLGDRHPEMDMERVGVWGWSFGGYFSAMAALRRPDIFRAGVAGAPVSEWRDYDTHYTERYIGLPEEEGTEGSYHASSVLTFAGEAPEADHRPLLIIHGTADDNVYFSHALKLQNALFQSGRPADLLALSGLTHMVPEANVVRRMHQRVMRFFESHLRRTPTPR; from the coding sequence GTGACGCTTCGGTTCCAGACCACCGCCTCGCTCCTCGCCGCGCTCGCGTCGGGGCAGCTCTTCGGCTGCGACGCCAGCTCGGAAGATCCCGCCGATCCGAACCCGAGCGGAGGCGGCGGCGGCAGCCGCGCCGACGATGAGCCGCGACCGGCGCCACCGACCACCGCCGACGCGTCCTTCCTCGACGCGTTCGCGGAGACGGGCCGCTTCCGCTACGGACAGCCCCGCGCCATCGAGGTCCTCCCCGACGGAAGCGGCGTCCTCTACCTCCGCTCCGGCGCGCGCGACAGCGAGGGCAAGCTCTATCTCTGGGACCCGGAGACCCGCGAGGAGCGCGAGCTGCTCACGGCCGCCGATCTGACCGAGAACGGCGAAGAGGAGCTGAGCGCCGAGGAGCGCGCCCGCCGCGAGCGGATGCGCCTGACCGCGCGCGGCATCGCGAGCTTCCGGCTCTCCCCCGACGCCACGCGCATCCTCATCCCGCTCTCCGGTCGGCTCTTCCTCGTCGACCGCGCGCTGATCGGCCAAGACGGCGCGGTCCGCGAGCTGGAGTCCAGCGCCGGCCGCGCGATCGATCCCCGCTTCAGCCCCGACGGCTCACACATCGCCACGGTGCGCGGCGGCGACCTCTACGTGATCGACGTGGCCACCGGCGCGGAGGTGCGCCTCACGACGCGCCCCAGCGACGAGGTGGAGAACGGGCTCGCCGAGTTCGTGGCGCAGGAGGAGATGGGGAGGATGCGCGGCTTCTGGTGGTCGCCGGACTCGCGCTCGATCGCCTACCAGCAGACGGACCACTCGGGGATGGAGCGCATGCACATCCTCGATCCGATGCACCCCGAGCACGAGCCCCAGGCCTGGCCCTACCCCAGACCCGGCGAGACCAACGCGCGGGTCCGCCTCGGCGTGCTGCCGATCTCCGGCGGGCCGACGCGCTGGGTCGAGTGGGACCACGAGCGCTTCCCCTACCTCGCCACGGTCCGCTGGCCCCGCAGTGGCCCGCTGACGCTGCTCGTGCAGGACCGCGAACAAGAGGAAGAGTCATTGCTCGCGGCCGATCCAGCCAGCGGGGAGACCCGGCCGCTGCTGAGCGAATCGGACGACGCCTGGATCAACCTCGATCAGACCGCGCCCCGCTGGCTCTCGAGCGGCGAGCAGTTCCTGTGGAGCTCGGAGCGCGACGGGGAGTGGCGGCTCGAGCTGCGCGGCGCGGACGGCTCGCTCGTGCGCGCGCTCAGCCCCGAGGGGTTCGGCTACCGCAGCCTCTTGCACGTGGACGAGGACGCGGGCGTGGTCTGGGTGACGGCGAGCGCGGAGCCCACGGAGACCCACGTCTACACCCTGCCGCTCTCCGGCGAGGGCGACCCCACCCGTCACACCGAGGAGCCCGGGGAGCACGAGGCGGTGTTCGGACGCGGCACCGATCTCTGGGTGCACGTGAGCCAGACCGCAGACGGCGAGGTCGAGAGCGCGGTCAGGCGCGGGGACGAGGCGCTCGGCGTGCTCCCCTCGAACCTCGAGGCGCCCCCCTTCATGCCCAACCTGTCCTTCGAGACGGTCGGGCGGCGGGAGTGGCGCGCGGTGGTGGTCCGCCCGCGCGACTTCGACGAGAGCCTCCGCTACCCGGTGATCGTGCACGTCTACGGCGGGCCCCACGTCCGCTACGTGACCAAGACGCCTCGCCGCTACCTGCTCTCCCAGTGGCAGGCCGACCACAACTTCATCGTCGTGACGATCGACGGCCGCGGCACGCCCGGCCGGGGTCGCGAGTGGGAGCGCGCCATCGACGGCGACTTCATCTCGGCCCCCCTCGAGGATCAGGTCGAGGCGCTCCAGCAGCTCGGCGATCGACACCCCGAGATGGACATGGAGCGCGTCGGCGTCTGGGGCTGGAGCTTCGGCGGGTACTTCAGCGCGATGGCGGCCCTGCGACGCCCCGACATCTTCCGAGCCGGCGTGGCCGGCGCGCCGGTCAGCGAGTGGCGCGACTACGACACCCACTACACGGAGCGCTACATCGGCCTCCCCGAGGAGGAGGGGACCGAGGGCAGCTACCACGCGAGCAGCGTGCTCACCTTCGCCGGTGAGGCGCCCGAGGCCGACCACCGCCCGCTGCTGATCATCCACGGCACCGCGGACGACAATGTCTACTTCAGCCACGCGCTGAAGCTGCAGAACGCGCTCTTCCAGAGCGGACGCCCCGCCGACCTGCTGGCGCTGAGCGGGCTGACGCACATGGTCCCCGAGGCCAACGTCGTCCGCCGCATGCATCAACGCGTGATGCGGTTCTTCGAGTCACACCTCAGACGAACGCCGACACCACGGTGA
- a CDS encoding protein phosphatase 2C domain-containing protein yields the protein MTHAHTEAAPFDPGPQTLPNLRGASEAPTRSRDVGGLTHVGGREKNEDQFLVADVSRCVAVRASSLAAAPGGTLAASEGTVLVVADGMGGHGSGDLASAVTVDGVVEWLAHHMPWSETLDDAHRRALIDGVGEMARSVQARLWSVAARKHASPKLGTTLVMAYLLERELFVAHVGDSRAYLLREGRLDRITEDHSLAERVRKESGDGGADLDLSHLSHILVNAIGGDRQEPRVDGAWFQLTPGDRVMLASDGLTDVVGDEAIAEHLSAAESADEACHLLVRAAMDASTSDNVTVVSAFV from the coding sequence ATGACCCACGCACACACCGAGGCCGCTCCCTTCGATCCCGGCCCGCAGACCCTCCCCAACCTGCGCGGCGCGAGCGAGGCTCCGACGCGGAGCCGCGACGTCGGCGGGCTCACGCACGTCGGCGGTCGCGAGAAGAACGAAGACCAGTTCCTGGTCGCCGACGTGAGCCGCTGCGTCGCCGTGCGCGCGTCGAGCCTCGCCGCGGCGCCGGGGGGCACGCTCGCCGCGTCCGAGGGGACCGTGCTGGTGGTGGCCGACGGTATGGGCGGGCACGGCTCGGGCGACCTCGCGAGCGCGGTCACCGTCGACGGCGTCGTGGAGTGGCTGGCCCACCACATGCCCTGGAGCGAGACGCTCGACGACGCGCACCGACGCGCGCTCATCGATGGCGTGGGCGAGATGGCGCGGTCGGTCCAGGCCCGCCTCTGGTCGGTGGCGGCGCGCAAGCACGCGAGCCCGAAGCTCGGGACCACGCTCGTCATGGCGTACCTGCTCGAGCGGGAGCTCTTCGTCGCGCACGTCGGCGACAGCCGGGCCTACCTGCTGCGCGAAGGGCGGCTGGACCGGATCACCGAAGACCACAGCCTCGCCGAGCGCGTGCGCAAGGAGTCGGGGGACGGCGGCGCCGACCTCGACCTCTCCCACCTCAGCCACATCCTGGTGAACGCCATCGGCGGAGACCGGCAGGAGCCGCGGGTGGACGGCGCGTGGTTCCAGCTCACGCCTGGCGACCGCGTGATGCTCGCGTCGGACGGGCTGACCGACGTCGTGGGAGACGAGGCGATCGCCGAGCACCTGTCCGCGGCCGAGAGCGCGGACGAGGCGTGTCACCTCCTCGTGCGTGCCGCGATGGACGCGTCGACGTCCGACAACGTCACCGTGGTGTCGGCGTTCGTCTGA
- a CDS encoding cytochrome c, which yields MTRLALMTAVALTLAACGGSGGEGAEEAHATSADYAGPIASADIARGETVYNQICMACHASGAPNLEGLGWDPARMRQQVREGEDDMPAIRESRLSADDLEAILAYMTTTGGVSGELPGGAGGAEPATSGGEGDDTVDDMDAGDPAAEEG from the coding sequence ATGACGCGACTGGCTTTGATGACCGCGGTGGCCCTGACCCTGGCGGCGTGTGGTGGCTCGGGTGGAGAGGGCGCGGAGGAGGCTCACGCCACGAGCGCCGACTACGCGGGGCCCATCGCCTCGGCCGACATCGCGCGCGGCGAGACGGTCTACAACCAGATCTGCATGGCCTGCCACGCGAGCGGCGCGCCCAACCTCGAGGGCCTCGGCTGGGATCCGGCGCGCATGCGTCAGCAGGTCCGGGAGGGCGAGGACGACATGCCGGCGATCCGCGAGAGCCGGCTCAGCGCCGACGACCTCGAGGCGATCCTCGCCTACATGACGACCACGGGTGGCGTCAGCGGTGAGCTCCCGGGCGGCGCTGGCGGCGCCGAGCCCGCGACGTCCGGCGGCGAGGGTGACGACACCGTCGACGACATGGACGCGGGCGACCCGGCGGCCGAAGAGGGCTGA